The DNA sequence AGGTCTGTAACCGGCCACTCTCTCTGTGTAGGTCCGGAGCTCCCGCACACAGATGCTTCAGTAGTGGCGGGGCCTACCCCGGCACCCcgctctcctcccccttccctggcgTGCCGCAGCCTGTTTTCGCTACGGCCGGTGGACAGGAAAAGTTTGAAACCAAAGTGACCACGCTGGATAACGGGCTTCGCGTGGCGTCCCAGAACAAGTTCGGACAGTTTTGTACGGTGGGAAGTAAGTACTGTCGGTAGTGTCGTGGGTGCTTCGCTGACCGCTGTGCTTGGTACGCGGTTCGTGCGCTGGATCCGGAGGGGAAAGTACGCTCTAGAATCTGGGAACCGAGTACTCTGAGCGTGAGCCGCCATGTCGGTGCTGGGCTTTCCCCTTTGTAGCTTCCAAGAACTCTAAACCGTCTCCACCACCAATACCAAGCGTACGACTCCGTGAGCGGCAGCACGCGTGCAGCTCTGGGTGCGTAGCCCGGGGAGTGGACACGCTGTCGCCTTCACATGGTGGCGCCGGCCTGTTTGATCACGCTCAGTTGTAAAGGTTTCTCTTGATTGAATCCCCCTTTCTCGACATTTGACTTaacttgtcatttttctttttattgccagtTCTTATTAATTCAGGATCAAGATACGAAGCCAAATATCTTAGTGGAATTGCTCACTTTTTGGAAAAATTGGCATTTTCGGTCAGTGTACGATTTGTCATTTTTGAGACTTTGTTTGGGAAGGATCTACcacgttttggtttttttttagaacagttatTTTAACAAGCGACTGAGTTGATAAGGCGTTGCTGCTAAAAGATGTTTAGATTGGAAGGCGATTTGGTTTCacgttttaaaagttttcttttctaaaaccaTATGTTAGAAGTTGCTTTAGATTTTCTTACTTAGATTCACTTGTTTGTTTCCACTAGTCGACAGATCGATTTGACAGCAAAGATGAAATTCTGCTCACGTTGGAAGAGCACGGGGGTATCTGTGACTGCCAGACATCAAGGTACGCCAGCTTATTTTGCAGCCATGAGCTGTGGTGGTTATTCTCTGTCAGGGTCCCACTGAAACCCACGTCCTGGAGGAGCTGGGGACGTTGGCGTTGAGAAGGAGCCTGGCCTGGGCAGGGTTGGGTGAGGGATTTGGTGGAGGAAGGACACAGGCGGCAACGCTTACGGCAGAGAGCACACTGGAGAGCCAGGCGGTCCCCGGAGGTTgctggctgggccctggggacacagagcAGGCCCCATCCCCAGTGTGCTCCCAGAGCCAGCAGAGGGCTGCACCACAGGTAATGGAGACGAGAGCCAGGAACCAAGACTAGAGGTGGGGGCGTGGGGACAAGCAGGTGACCTGGCCTGGAGTCCGGAAAGGAACGATAGCAGACTTGACGTCGGCTGGTCTTGAAAGAGTTTGCCAGACTGAACGAGGGGTGGAGGTGGCCCAGACTCTGGGAACAGCAGGGGGAGAGGCTCAGCCCGGAAGAGGCAGCGGTCTTTTGGGGGGCCGGGAGAGGTCTGGTGTTAGCCAGCACGCGGATGGGGTGCAGGGGCTGTGGACGAGGGCAGGCGGAGTTGGTCTGCCAGACGTGGCTCTGGTCCCCAGCTGCGTAAGGCTGTGCGTCCCCCATGCCGACCCGTCGGTCCGGGCGGCAGACCCTCAGGAAGCGCGTGACGAAGCGCACCCCCGTGGTGCAGGTGGTGGGGAGCCCGTGCTCGTGAAAAGGTCCGAGAACTGGTCCTCGTCCGTCCGGGCCGGGCAGCCGCTTTCGCTCCAACACGTGCGGGAAGTTGCACTGGAAGATGGGGCGTACCGAGTGTGGTGCTGATCCTCGTGCCAGTGGGGAATGGCCCCCGTTTGGTGTGCTCCTGTCACGACCCTGACACCTGGTGTCGTTTCTTGTTTCCAGGGACACTACCATGTACGCCGTGTCTGCGGATTCCAAGGGCCTGGACACGGTGGTTGGTTTGCTGGCTGACGTGGTCCTGCACCCCAGGCTCACAGGTGTGCCCTGGGCTATGTGCGGTGTCTAGGGGGTTGGACGCAGAGGGGGGCAGGCGGAAGCCCGGCCCCCGGGGAAGAGCACCGTGGCGCCCCCGTGGGCTCAGCTACCAGTGGGTTGTCACGATTTCCTAGGAAGTGACGCTGGTGGTCAGGGAGGTTCTTCGCATCTAACACTTTGACACCCCTTTATGCCTTTGGACGTTTTTAGCGaagttggatttttaattttctttttccttaagtttttatCGATTTACTCGTTTAAGTAACTTttatgcccagcgtggggctgaGACTCTCGACGccgtgatcaagagtcacacgcccCTCTGATGGAGCCAGCAGGGCACCCCTGGGTCTTTCGTTTCTTAAAGGCATTTCAGACAGTCTTTGAAAACTCTGGCTGGTATGCTGCCGGAAGTTTCCACGTCCTGGTCTCCATCCCCTTCCTTGGCCTGGTAGTAACCAGACTCTGATTCCGGGCCCGAAGGGGGCTAGAGTGGGCCGTGCTGACCATTCCAGCTGCCCTGGCTGGGCTCTGGTCACATCAGCCTGGCCTCATGGTCCAGGACTGCAGTGCTGAGTTAAGAACTTTCCGGTACTTGCTCCAGCTAGCTGATGAAACAGCAGCCACGATGTAGGCCCGTGCCTCTTTTTCCAGTGCCTTCACATCCAGCGCAGCTTCACCCTCACAGCAGCCCTTTGGGACGGAGCGGTTAGGGGCCTGAGGGCCTCTCATGGGGAGGAAGCTGGGGCTCAGAGCAGGCCCGGGTGACCACCTCATGGCCGAGCCTGGCGAGGCCCAACGCCTCTAGGCCCTGCCCGCCCGGCGCCGTCCCCCTCACTCCCACCACTGCCCCCCGGTCTGCCCCAGGTGAAGGCAGAGGAGGTTGCCAGCATGTCTTTCAGCCAGTCTGGTGGCACAGgcccagggccatctccctccTGGCTGGTGCAGTCTGAGCCTCGCCTGGgtgctttgcagatgaggaaatcgagATGGCACGGATGGCTGTCCAGTTTGAGCTGGAGGACCTCAATATGCGGCCTGACCCAGAACCGCTTCTCACCGAGATGATTCACGAGGTAAGATACAAAACTCGCAACGTGCCCTCCTCCGTATCAGTGGCCCTCCTGCCACCAGGGCGGTTGGGAGGGGCCGTCTGCCTTCCTGAGGTCATTCCTACAGGTTCTAGGTGTGGTCAGAACATTCTTAATTCCCAAACCTGCCACTCATGCgggtttttcattttgtaatttttttttttttttttttttttttttagcattttatcccttgtttttgagaaagtgtgagcgggggaggggcagagagggagagagagaatcccaagctagctccgtgctgtcagcgcagagcctgatgtggggctcgatcccacgaactgcgagatcatgacctgagccgaaattggacgctcaaccagctgagccacccaggcgccctcgttTTGTAATTCCTACAGTAACAAGATTTTTATCGTTCTGTTTCTAGAGTGAGGCTTTTATTTCATACGGGTTTTTTGAGTTTTCATCCCGGAGAGgtagattttgtgttttttagaaACACACAGAGCTATTCCTGCCAAACTAAGCAAAGCACCCACGGGCTCTTCCTGCCACAGCTGGGGTCACGGCAGGCCCAGTGCAAGGGGGGACACCTGGCCGTGGCCTTCTTGGTCACCTGTGTTTCTCCCCTCCTTTGTTAGGCTGCTTATCGGGAAAACACAGTTGGCCTCCACCGTTTCTGCCCCACAGAAAACATAGCAAAGATGGACCGAGAAGTGCTTCACTCCTACCTGAGAAACTATTACACCCCTGACCGCATGGTGCTGGCTGGGGTTGGGGTGGAGCACGAGCACCTGGTGGAATGTGCCAGAAAGTACCTGCTGGGAACCCAACCGGCCTGGGGATGTGAGAAGGCTGTGGACGTCGACAGATCGGTGGCACAGTACACGGGGGGGGTTGTCAAGGTAAAGCCATGATGGAAAAGAGCCCGTGACCTTGGGTCGTGTACGCCTTTTTTGACTTGGGTTTTGGCACGCTGTCGGCTGGAGCCTGTGGGTGTTACAGTCAGCTGTAAGCCCGTGGCTTTGCCTTTAATACGCATTCTGGGGCCTGAGCGTGACATGTGTTCCTTGGTTAAAGCCGAGAGTTTGGTACAAACGGGAGGTGAAGGATAGTTCTTGTCTCTAGAGAGTTTTCTGGTGCTCGTGTGGGATTTCTGTGACTGTCTTTAAGCCGCTCTGACCTGGGGTGGCTGAGGCCTCCTTGTTTTCCACGTGGGTACACTGCTCACCCTTCTTGGTTACAGCTGGAGAGAGATATGTCCAACGTCAGTCTGGGCCCTGCCCCGTTCCCCGAGCTCACGCACATCATGATAGGACTGGAGAGCTGTTCCTTCTTGGTAAGTGCCAGCAGGGGCCCGTGCGGCGTGGAGTTGGGTGTCCCCTCGCGGCTGAGCTCGGCCCTCACGTCTCTCGCAGGAGGACGATTTCATCCCCTTCGCTGTGCTGAACATGATGATGGGGGGCGGCGGCTCCTTTTCGGCTGGCGGGCCCGGCAAGGGTATGTTTACCAGGCTCTACCTCCACGTGCTCAACAGGTGGGTTGGGTCCCTTTCACCTGGCTGTCCCCAAGGTTGGCAGGCCCAGCTGAGGGTGCTTCTGGACCGTGACACCGCCTTTCAGGTGTCCCCTCGTCCGTGCTCCTTACAGGCACCACTGGATGTACAACGCAACCTCGTACCACCACAGCTACGAGGACACGGGCCTCCTGTGCGTCCACGCCAGCGCCGACCCCAGACAGGTGAGGGCCAGCCCTGAACGCGGTGGCCTCTGCTTCCTGTGCAGGTCACGTCCCTGCATACAGAGCTGGTCTCTGGAAGCACAGATGTCACCACCTGAGTTAGAAGAAACGGGCTGTCACGTCCTGATCACGCTCTTCTTCGTCTCCACGCTCTCTCTTAAAGGTTCGAGAAATGGTGGAGATCATCACGAAGGAGTTCATTTTAATGGCTGGAACCGTGGATGTGGTAAGTGTGGCACAGAGCCACCTGCAAACGTCCCCGTGGTGTTGGCGGGTTAGAGAACACAGTGTGGGGTGGCTGGCGGTGGGCCCATCCTCTGTGCCCCCAACATCCCAGCCAGAGCAGTGCAGACCCCCGGAGTGACCCAGGTCTGCAGCTgagctcctcccctcctccctggtctcAGCGCACAGAACAGCCACTGCCCTCAGCACCCAGTCCGTTTGCATCTGACGGGCCCCGGTCCTTTTTAAGCTCTACCGGAAAGAGTAGCACAGAGCAGTCTTTtccttttaacgtttattcgtcTTGAGGGAGAAAGTGTGcaagatgggaggggcagagagggagagagagaatcccaagcaggatccacgctgttagcatggggcccaacacagggcttgaactcacgaaccgcaagatcacaacctgagccaaaaccaagagtcagacgcttaactgatggaggctcccaggtgctccaggaaaaggaatattattttaaaaataatatattgggtgcctgggtggctcaattggttgagctctgacttcggctccggtcatgccctcaggctcgtgggttcaagccccacatcgggctctgtgctgacagctcagagcctgcttaggattttctctctccctcactctctggccctccctggcttcttattctctctctctttcaaaaataaatattaaaaaaaaaaaaataggggtgcctgtgtggctcagtcggctaagcatccgactttggctcaggtcatgatctcatggtttgtgagtttgagcccccatctggctctgtgc is a window from the Felis catus isolate Fca126 chromosome D4, F.catus_Fca126_mat1.0, whole genome shotgun sequence genome containing:
- the PMPCA gene encoding mitochondrial-processing peptidase subunit alpha, with the translated sequence MAAMALAAARLLLVRGSGSWRRSRLRSGAPAHRCFSSGGAYPGTPLSSPFPGVPQPVFATAGGQEKFETKVTTLDNGLRVASQNKFGQFCTVGILINSGSRYEAKYLSGIAHFLEKLAFSSTDRFDSKDEILLTLEEHGGICDCQTSRDTTMYAVSADSKGLDTVVGLLADVVLHPRLTDEEIEMARMAVQFELEDLNMRPDPEPLLTEMIHEAAYRENTVGLHRFCPTENIAKMDREVLHSYLRNYYTPDRMVLAGVGVEHEHLVECARKYLLGTQPAWGCEKAVDVDRSVAQYTGGVVKLERDMSNVSLGPAPFPELTHIMIGLESCSFLEDDFIPFAVLNMMMGGGGSFSAGGPGKGMFTRLYLHVLNRHHWMYNATSYHHSYEDTGLLCVHASADPRQVREMVEIITKEFILMAGTVDVVELERAKTQLMSMLMMNLESRPVIFEDVGRQVLATRSRKLPHELCALIRSVKPEDIRRVASQMLRRKPAVAALGDLSNLPAYEHIQAALASGDGRLPRTYRLFR